The stretch of DNA CAGTGACGCGGCCGCTATAGTCGGCCTTGGCGCGGGTGTAGATCTGCCAGAGGTAGTCGGCCCCGTAGAGGCTATCGGGAATGCTGCCGAAGCGGTCTGAAAATGTCCAGCCCTGGTCGCTGATCACCGGGTCTACGATGGAAATGCTGATCACGTCTTGCAGCCCTTTGAGCGATCGCAGCAATACCGTGCGGTGTGCCCAAGGACAGCCCAGAGACACGTATAGGTGGTAGCGTCCCGGCTCGGCCTTGAATCCGCTCGATCCGTCCGCCGTAACCCAGTTGTGAAACAGAGTGGGCATCCGCTTGAACTGGCCCGAGTCGTTGCGCTCAGTCCATTCAGTCGTCCATTTGCCGTCAATCAGTTTGCCAAGTGCCATGGGAGTTTCTCCTTTGTTGCTGGGTGGATGGGTGACGGTGTACGGTGTCAGGTGCCAGGGAAGCCGTGAACCGTGAACCGCAATCATTCAAATCGGTAGGCAGCCATGCTGAAGGCTCCGTAGGTAAACCCTGCATTGACTTGGTGCCCTTTGCCCCCTGCGCCCAAGGCCACAAACAGGGGCAGCAGGTGCTCGTCGGTGGGGTGGTTGCGTTCGGCGTGGGGGGCGAGCTGGCGGTAGTTGAGGAGGGCGGTGAGGTCGTCTTGGGCAATGGTTGCCGCCAGCCAGGTGTCGAACTCGGCGGCCCAGTCGGGGGGCGTGGCGTGGTAGTCGCCGTTGAAGGCGGCCATGTTGTGGGTGGCGGCCCCACTGCCAATAATCAGTACGCCTTCGTCCCGCAGGGGGCTCAGGGCTTTGCCCAAGTGTAGGTGGTGGGCGGGGGTCTC from Candidatus Obscuribacterales bacterium encodes:
- a CDS encoding class III extradiol ring-cleavage dioxygenase is translated as DQPTLSTTPQPHTIYDFGGFPPHLSELVYRAPGSPALAKRVAELLAGVGFAPRFNNHRGYDHGAWTPLILMNPAGQIPVTLLSLQPRETPAHHLHLGKALSPLRDEGVLIIGSGAATHNMAAFNGDYHATPPDWAAEFDTWLAATIAQDDLTALLNYRQLAPHAERNHPTDEHLLPLFVALGAGGKGHQVNAGFTYGAFSMAAYRFE